One Dysidea avara chromosome 7, odDysAvar1.4, whole genome shotgun sequence genomic region harbors:
- the LOC136261946 gene encoding transportin-1-like: MSWQPDEAGLAQIIQLLKESQISKTEVQKAVQQKLESLNQYPDFNNYLIFVLTKLKSEDEPTRSLSGLILKNNVKAHFSSFPDEVKSFIKQECVTAIGDPSPLIRATVGILITTIAKKGELSSWPELLPLLSQLMDSQDFYTCEGAFGALQKLCEDLADQLDNVGPTQPLNYLIPKFLQFFRHQHAVIRSHAIACVNQFIIYRSQALVTHMGPFVENLFAVAGDEDSEVRKNVCRAIVMLLEVRTEQLLPSIHSIVEYMLLRTQDQDETVALEACEVWLTLAEHPHCVEALSPYMNRLIPVLLNGMKYSDTDIMSLKGDLEDDANVPDRDSSIKPRHHHSKTHSQQQQHEETEASGSDDDDDEEDDDFADFLSDWNIRKCSAAALDCLSNVFKQDLLPILLPLLKETLSSPQWEIKESGILALGAVAEGCMAGIIPHLPGLLPFLISCLEDQKVLVRSIACWTLSRYAQWIVTQPHELYLQKLIMGLLKCILDPNKRVQEAACSAFATLEEEACTELVPYLPYILQTLVVAFRKYQAKNLLILYDAIGTLADSVGNHLNKSEYIQLLMPPLIEKWNTLKDEDKDLFPLLECLSSVATSLQSGFLPYCEPVFNRCVSLVSQTLIHSQLAIQQPEQSQMPDKEFMIVALDLLSGMTEGLQGSIEALIANSDLLTLLYQCMQDSMPEVRQSSFALLGDLTKACFVHVKPYVGNFLPILGQNLNPEVISVCNNATWAIGELAIQLGADMSQFIPQVLEKLITIINKPHTPKTLLENTAITIGRIGYVCPKEIAPLLQQFIRPWCKSLRNIRDNEEKDSAFRGVCAMITINPAGVVQDFIFFCDAVASWVSPKQDLKEMFHKILHGFKQEVGQDNWSNFVEQFPPPLRAKLTSTYAI; encoded by the exons ATGAGTTGGCAACCAGACGAAGCTGGTCTGGCACAGATCATTCAACTACTGAAGGAAAGTCAGATATCGAAAACAGAAGTGCAGAAGGCGGTTCAACAG AAATTAGAATCGCTTAACCAATACCCTGACTTCAATAACTACCTTATATTTGTGTTGACTAAGTTGAAGAGCGAAG ATGAGCCCACGAGATCTTTGTCCGGGTTGATTCTGAAGAACAATGTAAAGGCACACTTTTCCAGTTTTCCTGATGAGGTGAAGTCATTTATCAAGCAAGAATGTGTTACAGCCATTGGGGACCCCTCACCTCTCATTCGAGCTACAGTTGGTATACTTATTACAACCATTGCAAAGAAAGGAGAGCTGTCAAGCTGGCCTGAACTTCTACCACTTCTTTCTCAGCTCATGGACAGTCAAGATTTCTACACTTGTGAG GGTGCGTTTGGAGCCTTGCAAAAGTTGTGTGAAGATTTGGCTGACCAGTTGGATAATGTTGGACCTACCCAGCCGCTAAATTATCTCATTCCAAAGTTTTTACAGTTCTTTCGTCACCAGCACGCTGTCATACGTTCCCACGCTATTGCCTGTGTAAACCAGTTTATAATATACCGTAGCCAGGCTCTGGTTACACACATGGGCCCATTTGTTGAG AATTTGTTTGCGGTTGCTGGTGATGAAGATAGTGAAGTGCGTAAGAATGTTTGCAGGGCCATAGTTATGTTATTGGAGGTTCGTACTGAACAACTGTTGCCATCGATACACTCCATTGTTGAG TACATGTTATTGAGGACCCAAGATCAAGATGAGACGGTGGCACTTGAGGCCTGTGAAGTGTGGCTAACGTTAGCTGAACACCCACACTGTGTGGAAGCATTGTCACCTTACATGAACAG actTATTCCAGTACTGCTCAATGGAATGAAGTACTCTGACACTGACATTATGTCACTGAAG GGTGATCTTGAAGATGATGCCAATGTACCTGACCGTGATTCGTCCATTAAACCCCGTCACCATCATTCGAAGACACACagtcaacaacaacaacatgaaGAG ACTGAAGCCAGTGGTtctgatgatgacgatgatgaggaGGATGACGACTTTGCAGACTTCCTTTCTGACTGGAATATTC GTAAATGTAGTGCTGCTGCTTTGGATTGTCTGTCTAATGTCTTCAAACAAGATCTCCTACCCATTTTACTTCCACTGCTAAAGGAAACATTATCATCTCCACAATGGGAGATTAAGGAGTCTGGCATCTTAGCCCTGGGTGCTGTCGCAGAAG GCTGTATGGCTGGTATAATACCTCACCTTCCAGGGCTTCTGCCATTCCTCATCAGCTGTTTGGAAGACCAAAAG GTGTTGGTGAGGTCTATAGCCTGCTGGACACTTAGTCGTTATGCCCAGTGGATAGTGACACAACCACATGAGCTCTATCTCCAAAAGCTGATCATGGGG TTACTCAAGTGTATACTGGATCCTAACAAGAGAGTACAAGAAGCTGCTTGCAGTGCTTTTGCCACTCTTGAAGAAGAAGCTTGTACAGAGCTTGTCCCCTATCTGCCTTACATCCTCCAAACACTAGTTGTTGCCTTCCGTAAATACCAA GCAAAAAACCTACTAATTCTTTATGACGCAATAGGCACATTAGCCGACTCTGTAGGCAACCATCTCAACAAGTCG GAGTACATCCAATTGTTAATGCCACCACTGATAGAGAAGTGGAACACATTGAAGGATGAAGATAAAGACTTGTTTCCATTGTTAGAATGTCTCTCGTCTGTTGCTACATCTTTACAGTCTGGATTTCTGCCCTACTGTGAACCTGTGTTCAATCGTTGTGTTAGTTTAGTGTCACAGACTCTTATACACAGCCAGTTGGCCATACAGCAACCAGAACAGTCTCAAATGCCAGACAAAGAGTTTATGATAGTTGCACTGGACTTGCTTAGTGGAATGACAGAAGGACTACAAGGAAGCATTGAGGCTCTTATTGCTAATAGTGATCTACTGACATTACTTTATCAGTGCATGCAA GACTCAATGCCAGAGGTGAGGCAAAGCTCTTTTgcacttctaggtgatctcacCAAAGCTTGTTTTGTCCATGTGAAGCCTTACGTAG GAAATTTTCTGCCCATTCTTGGGCAGAACTTGAATCCAGAGGTGATATCAGTATGTAACAATGCCACATGGGCCATAGGAGAGCTGGCCATTCAATTGGGGGCAGATATGAGCCAGTTTATTCCACAAGTGTTGGAGAAACTGATCACAATTATTAACAAGCCACACACACCAAAGACTCTTCTGGAGAATACTG CTATCACCATTGGAAGGATCGGATATGTGTGCCCCAAAGAAATTGCTCCTTTACTACAGCAATTCATACGGCCATG GTGCAAGTCTTTGCGCAACATTCGTGACAATGAAGAGAAAGACAGTGCATTCCGAGGTGTTTGTGCTATGATAACTATTAACCCTGCTGGGGTTGTACAGGactttatttttttttgtgatgcGGTCGCTTCATGGGTCAGCCCCAAACAGGACCTCAAAGAAATGTTTCATAAA ATTCTTCACGGTTTTAAACAAGAGGTGGGACAAGATAATTGGAGTAACTTTGTTGAACAATTCCCTCCTCCTTTGAGGGCCAAACTCACAAGCACTTATGCCATATGA
- the LOC136261960 gene encoding clavesin-1-like translates to MVSYDETLLKARDELNEIPEEKQDKIDLLRSAVLNAMDRHQLPRNARVDDKMLIRLLRPKKYNVEKALKLYINYHRLRERLGEDQFSYESVKRALDSGVFDLTEGRGTDGSQGFIMYLTRWDTHEFTMADMVCASIFIVEALFDKYEDLEIHGIRLLADFEDFTFIQQLKTQAMLLGGGRSLMAEFIEMAFPMRVKGLQAVNQAWYVSTIVMILKPFLSHKLKNRIILHGRNYDGLHEFFNPEVLPISMGGTQCALSTLTELLREYNDKYAAPRIARRTYRTTAI, encoded by the exons ATGGTGTCGTACGACGAAACGCTGCTGAAGGCAAGAGACGAACTTAATGAGATTCCGGAGGAAAAGCAAGACAAAATCGACCTACTGAGAAGCGCTGTACTCAATGCCATGGATCGCCATCAGCTCCCACGGAACGCTCGCGTGGACGATAAAATGCTAATTCGCTTACTGAGACCAAAGAAGTATAACGTGGAGAAAGCTCTGAAACTATACATCAATTATCATCGTCTAAG AGAAAGGCTGGGTGAAGATCAGTTTTCGTATGAGTCAGTGAAGAGGGCCCTAGACTCCGGGGTATTCGACCTCACTGAGGGCAGAGGTACAGATGGCAGTCAAGGCTTCATCATGTATCTTACTAGATGGGATACTCATGAATTCACGATGGCTGACATGGTCTGTGCATCAATTTTCATAGTGGAGGCATTATTTGATAAATATGAGGACTTGGAGATACATGGGATTAGACTTTTGGCTGACTTTGAAGACTTTACATTTATTCAACAACTGAAAACACAAGCCATGTTGTTAGGTGGTGGTAGATCATTGATGGCGGAGTTTATAGAG ATGGCTTTTCCTATGAGAGTTAAAGGCCTTCAGGCAGTGAATCAGGCATGGTATGTGAGTACTATAGTAATGATCCTGAAGCCATTTTTGTCACACAAACTCAAGAACAGG ATAATTCTACATGGGAGAAATTATGATGGCCTACATGAGTTCTTCAATCCAGAAGTGTTACCAATAAGTATGGGTGGTACTCAGTGTGCCTTATCTACTCTAACAGAACTGTTGAGAGAATACAATGATAAGTATGCTGCTCCCCGCATTGCTCGTAGAACCTACAGAACAACTGCTATATAA
- the LOC136261961 gene encoding alpha-tocopherol transfer protein-like: protein MCALPEDALLKANNELNEVPEERAAKTESLRGKIGDLQRRDKLPQNCRTDDRMLVRFLRGNKFDVDKSLSQYTNYQNFRRKIPGLSVEDLTYDSVKEVLETGVFEIVEGKCSTGCQGIILYPPKWNMQHHKIEQIICAAFYMLEVLFEKHEDVEIHGIRLLEDFTNFSFFQQLKMEANLLTAGKPIMEFIQEVFPMRLKGVHLINEPWYVSTLIAIIKPFMKQKMRKRITYHRTNYDELNVYFSPDVLPATLGGSQSLAVPLVLQLCRD, encoded by the exons ATGTGTGCCTTACCTGAAGATGCGCTACTAAAAGCAAATAATGAGCTTAACGAAGTGCCGGAGGAAAGAGCGGCAAAGACGGAGTCGTTGCGAGGAAAAATCGGCGATTTGCAGCGACGAGACAAACTGCCTCAAAACTGCAGAACAGACGACAGAATGTTAGTCCGTTTTCTACGAGGTAATAAATTTGACGTGGACAAGTCTTTATCACAGTACACCAATTACcagaatttcag GCGAAAAATACCAGGATTATCAGTGGAGGACTTGACGTATGACTCTGTAAAAGAAGTATTGGAAACTGGTGTGTTTGAAATTGTGGAGGGAAAGTGCTCCACTGGTTGTCAAGGAATCATTTTATATCCCCCCAAATGGAACATGCAGCATCATAAAATAGAACAAATAATTTGTGCAGCATTCTACATGTTGGAAGTGTTGTTTGAGAAACATGAGGATGTGGAGATACATGGGATCAGGCTACTTGAGGACTTTACTAATTTCTCTTTTTTTCAACAACTCAAAATGGAAGCCAACTTGCTCACTGCTGGAAAGCCAATTATGGAGTTTATTCAG GAAGTCTTTCCAATGAGATTGAAGGGAGTACATTTGATAAATGAACCGTGGTACGTTAGTACCTTAATAGCCATCATAAAACCTTTTATGAAGCAAAAAATGAGAAAAAGA ATCACTTACCATAGAACTAATTATGACGAACTCAATGTGTATTTCAGTCCTGATGTGTTACCTGCCACCCTTGGGGGATCTCAATCATTGGCAGTTCCTCTTGTATTGCAATTGTGCAGAgattaa
- the LOC136261953 gene encoding sorting nexin-5-like, giving the protein MSEEVISETTNSSDLTAESKESPELTTDSQEKQEETKEDNKATLVDDATDSNQPSNQPDLTSENLPESEEPKSKLAEDTKQKRLENADVKVLSFDRKADDVYYEIELTNQTTRETTFVFRGYKDIQWLYRFCDQKTNIGGHVLHPLPTVPYVLPPPIMELNLDCHAIYGDVNKKACKSIESFLRFLVLSDFFGVLPEVHSFFSNDEVPQHEPLSDGNLLSMFTRAYSNYQYSQMADPEDVFTEAFDHVEHKIPLLQSTCEAYEKNVSSQQNLALGMVDVLSCLDEVSSYEADHSNKESSQCLSRLRDGLDYYKQCRFDVAVDEHSTVSFTLDLYQHFHRQYKAMLLRRLKSLQQLQVCRTQLEKATKPQKKEAADAAHKKADAEYEAITDAAKQEISVFKSRYALSIQQALLDCCEASISHYTKTAKCLASLLEEMKN; this is encoded by the exons ATGTCAGAAGAGGTGATTTCGGAAACAACCAACAGCTCCGATCTCACTGCAGAGAGCAAGGAGAGTCCTGAGCTTACTACAGATAGCCAAGAAAAGCAAGAAGAGACTAAGGAAGATAATAAAGCTACATTGGTGGATGACGCCACTGATTCTAACCAACCCTCGAACCAGCCAGACCTCACAAGCGAAAATTTACCCGAGAGTGAAGAGCCAAAATCTAAG CTAGCTGAAGATACAAAACAGAAACGATTGGAAAATGCAGACGTAAAGGTATTGTCTTTTGACCGGAAAGCAGATGATGTCTACTATGAAATTGAA CTAACAAATCAGACAACAAGGGAGACAACTTTTGTATTCAGAGGTTACAAGGATATTCAATGGTTGTATCGATTCTGTGATCAAAAGACCAATATTGGAGGTCATGTG CTCCACCCCCTACCAACTGTACCATATGTCCTACCTCCACCAATTATGGAATTAA ATCTGGACTGTCATGCCATATATGGAGATGTTAACAAGAAAGCATGCAAGTCAATCGAAAG CTTTTTACGATTTTTAGTGCTTAGTGATTTTTTCGGAGTACTGCCAGAGGTGCATTCCTTTTTCTCAAATGATGAA GTCCCACAACATGAGCCACTATCTGATGGCAATCTGCTGTCCATGTTCACACGTGCTTATTCTAACTACCAGTACAGTCAGATGGCAGATCCAGAGGATGTGTTTACTGAAGCATTTGACCATGTTGAGCACAAGATACCATTGCTGCAGTCCACTTGCGAG GCATACGAAAAGAATGTGTCTAGCCAGCAAAATTTAGCACTGGGGATGGTTGATGTGTTGTCATGTTTAGATGAAGTGTCATCATATGAGGCTGACCATAGCAATAAGGAGAGTAGTCA GTGTTTATCAAGACTACGGGATGGATTAGATTATTACAAG CAATGTAGATTTGATGTTGCTGTGGACGAACACAGTACCGTATCATTTACTTTAGATTTATACCAACACTTTCACAGGCAGTACAAA GCAATGCTACTACGTCGTCTGAAGAGCTTACAACAGTTGCAAGTTTGCCGTACACAATTAGAAAAGGCTACCAAACCTCAGAAAAAAGAAGCT GCTGATGCTGCTCATAAAAAAGCCGATGCTGAATATGAGGCGATTACAGACGCTGCGAAACAAGAA ATATCAGTGTTTAAATCAAGGTATGCTTTGAGCATTCAACAAGCACTACTGGACTGTTGTGAGGCGAgtatatcacactacactaaaACTGCAAAGTGCCTGGCCAGCCTATTGGAAGAAATGAAGAACTAA
- the LOC136261954 gene encoding 26S proteasome non-ATPase regulatory subunit 6-like, giving the protein MPLEGLEEEGLPKNPDLSLAQLKFLLTVEEEDRESIWSQLLAAIKENSMAPFYHAVCSELKITEDTKLLEELTEKNREELSRLDHNIEDAQENLGETELKDALLERAEYLSKIGDKEEAVKALRKTFEKTVALGHRIDVLFHLIRIGLFYKDHDLVKANVEKAKHLIEEGGDWDRRNRLKVYEGLYAMSIRDFKTASKNFFETAATFTSYELMSFETFVKYAVLSCLVAMDRNQLKTNVIEGSEVQEALHSLPELSTLVRSLYECHYDQFFIRLVWTEEQLKRDYYLAPHTQYFLREMRIIAYTQQLASYRSLSLQHMARAFGVSEAFIDRELSRFIAVGRLNCRIDKVGGVVETNRPDSKNFLYQSTIKQGDLLLNRIQKLSRVINM; this is encoded by the exons ATGCCGCTGGAAGGACTAGAAGAAGAGGGTTTACCAAAAAATCCCGACCTGTCGCTTGCTCAGTTAAAGTTCTTGTTAACTGTAGAAGAAGAAGACAGGGAATCAATATGGAGTCAATTACTGGCTGCCATCAAGGAGAATT CTATGGCACCATTCTATCATGCTGTGTGCAGTGAACTTAAAATTACTGAGGATACAAAATTATTAGAAGAACTTACTGAGAAGAATCGTGAAGAGTTGAGCAGACTAGATCACAACATAGAAGATGCACAGGAAAATTTGGGAGAGACTGAACTGAAAGATGCGTTGTTGGAACGAGCTGAATATCTATCAAAGATTGGAGATAAG GAAGAGGCAGTGAAGGCATTACGAAAAACCTTTGAAAAGACAGTTGCCCTGGGCCACCGTATTGATGTGCTGTTTCATCTAATCCGTATTGGGTTGTTTTACAAAGATCATGATTTGGTCAAAGCTAATGTAGAGAAGGCAAAACA tttaatagaagagggaggtgATTGGGACAGAAGGAATCGACTGAAAGTGTATGAGGGACTATACGCTATGAGCATCAGAGATTTCAAGACTGCCTCCAAAAACTTTTTTGAGACAGCTGCCACCTTCACTTCTTATGAACTAATGAGCTTCGAGACATTTGTGAAGTATGCAGTGTTATCCTGCTTGGTGGCAATGGACCGTAACCAGCTAAAGACTAAT GTGATAGAAGGATCTGAAGTACAAGAGGCTCTCCATTCATTACCAGAGCTTAGTACCTTGGTCCGTTCCCTCTATGAGTGTCACTATGATCAGTTTTTTATCCGTCTCG TATGGACTGAGGAGCAGTTAAAGAGAGATTACTACCTTGCTCCCCACACACAATACTTCCTAAGAGAGATGCGCATCATTGCTTACACACAGCAGTTAGCATCTTACCGTTCCCTATCACTTCAACACATGGCACGAGCATTCGGTGTTAGTGAAGCCTTTATTGACAG AGAGCTGTCTCGCTTCATAGCAGTCGGGAGACTAAACTGTAGGATTGATAAAGTTGGAGGTGTAGTAGAAACCAATCGTCCAGACAGTAAAAACTTTCTATACCAG TCGACGATCAAACAAGGAGACCTGCTACTTAATCGTATTCAAAAACTTAGTAGAGTGATTAACATGTAG
- the LOC136261964 gene encoding mitochondrial inner membrane protease subunit 2-like isoform X1, whose protein sequence is MFRVGKVVKTVLIVTPVAISLYDQVGYVGIVRGRSMQPTLNPASSGWSDLVLIDRLTVKWRPASRGEVVVFTCPNDPWKTYVKRVIAVEGDVVRPRTHRSSRVIPKGHCWVEGDNGKSSNDSNYFGAVSLGLIRARVQYVVWPPSRVHHLQTGLLTDQKERLTIIDDITT, encoded by the exons ATGTTCAGAGTGGGCAAGGTAGTGAAGACAGTTCTTATAGTAACTCCGGTTGCTATTTCTCTTTACGACCAAGTTGGATACGTAGGAATAGTTCGCGGTCGGTCTATGCAG CCCACGTTAAACCCAGCGAGCTCAGGTTGGTCGGATTTAGTGCTAATAGACAGGTTGACTGTTAAGTGGAGACCAGCGTCCCGTGGAGAAGTCGTGGTATTCAC CTGCCCAAATGATCCTTGGAAGACTTATGTTAAAAGAGTGATAGCTGTGGAAGGTGATGTTGTCCG GCCTAGAACCCACAGGAGTTCTCGTGTCATACCTAAAGGACATTGCTGGGTTGAAGGGGACAATGGAAAGTCAAGTAATGACAGCAACTACTTTGGAGCC GTGTCCCTTGGTTTGATTCGAGCTCGTGTACAATATGTAGTTTGGCCGCCATCACGGGTACATCATCTTCAAACAGGATTATTAACTGATCAGAAAGAGCGACTAACAATTATTGATGATATAACAACATGA
- the LOC136261964 gene encoding mitochondrial inner membrane protease subunit 2-like isoform X2: MFRVGKVVKTVLIVTPVAISLYDQVGYVGIVRGRSMQPTLNPASSGWSDLVLIDRLTVKWRPASRGEVVVFTCPNDPWKTYVKRVIAVEGLEPTGVLVSYLKDIAGLKGTMESQVMTATTLEPCPLV, encoded by the exons ATGTTCAGAGTGGGCAAGGTAGTGAAGACAGTTCTTATAGTAACTCCGGTTGCTATTTCTCTTTACGACCAAGTTGGATACGTAGGAATAGTTCGCGGTCGGTCTATGCAG CCCACGTTAAACCCAGCGAGCTCAGGTTGGTCGGATTTAGTGCTAATAGACAGGTTGACTGTTAAGTGGAGACCAGCGTCCCGTGGAGAAGTCGTGGTATTCAC CTGCCCAAATGATCCTTGGAAGACTTATGTTAAAAGAGTGATAGCTGTGGAAG GCCTAGAACCCACAGGAGTTCTCGTGTCATACCTAAAGGACATTGCTGGGTTGAAGGGGACAATGGAAAGTCAAGTAATGACAGCAACTACTTTGGAGCC GTGTCCCTTGGTTTGA
- the LOC136261957 gene encoding pyruvate dehydrogenase E1 component subunit beta, mitochondrial-like yields MAMLRAASKIFQPFSMAVRTAATQQVSVRDALNQAMHEEISRDPNVFLIGEEVAEYDGAYKVSKGLWKRHGDKRIVDTPITEMGFAGLAVGAAMAGLRPVCEFMTFNFSMQAIDQVINSAAKTHYMSAGKVPVPITFRGPNGASAGVAAQHSQDFSAWYASCPGLKVVSPYSSEDARGLLKSAIRDDNPVVVLENEIEYNSSHPLSEEAQSEDFLIPIGVAKIERAGNHVTMVAVSKSVGLALKAAEELANIGISAEVVNLRSIRPLDIDCIKRSVMKTHHLLTVETGWPMFGVGAEILAQICESEAFYYLDGPMERVTGADVPMPYAHCMESAALPQVENVLNTVSHMLGRKL; encoded by the exons ATGGCAATGCTACGAGCTGCTTCGAAG ATATTTCAGCCATTCTCCATGGCAGTAAGAACTGCAGCTACTCAGCAG GTTTCAGTGAGAGATGCTCTTAACCAAGCTATGCATGAGGAAATTTCTCGTGACCCAAATGTATTCCTCATTGGTGAAGAAGTTGCCGAATATGATGGTGCATACAAAGTATCAAAGGGTCTGTGGAAACGTCATGGTGATAAGCGTATTGTAGATACACCCATCACAGAG ATGGGCTTTGCTGGGTTAGCTGTTGGTGCTGCAATG GCTGGACTGCGGCCAGTCTGTGAATTTATGACATTTAACTTTTCTATGCAAGCCATTGATCAA GTCATCAATTCTGCTGCTAAAACCCACTACATGTCTGCAGGGAAG GTTCCTGTTCCCATCACATTCCGAGGGCCCAATGGAGCATCAGCTGGAGTGGCTGCTCAACATTCACAAGATTTTTCTGCTTGGTATGCTTCCTGCCCAGGATTAAAG GTGGTGTCTCCATACTCATCTGAGGATGCAAGAGGACTGCTCAAGTCAGCTATTCGTGACGACAATCCTGTTGTTGTCCTGGAGAATGAAATAGAATATAACTCGTCTCATCCGTTATCTGAGGAGGCACAATCTGAGGATTTCTTGATACCAATAGGAGTAGCAAAAATAGAGAGAGCAG GGAACCATGTTACCATGGTAGCAGTATCCAAGTCAGTGGGATTGGCTTTGAAGGCAGCAGAAGAGTTGGCTAATATTGGGATAAGTGCTGAG GTAGTCAACCTCAGAAGTATTCGTCCTTTGGATATTGACTGTATCAAGCGGTCAGTGATGAAGACACACCATTTGCTCACAGTAGAAACTGGCTGGCCTATGTTTGGTGTAGGTGCTGAAATTTTAGCTCAGATTTGTGAAA GTGAGGCCTTTTACTATCTGGATGGACCAATGGAACGTGTTACAGGAGCTGATGTGCCAATGCCATATGCACATTGTATGGAATCAGCTGCATTACCACAAGTTGAGAATGTGCTTAATACAGTTTCACACATGCTCGGTAGAAAGTTGTAA
- the LOC136261948 gene encoding PX domain-containing protein kinase-like protein, which produces MASAGSVLEKKEKRQFMDDYIPLRVVALTSRILPSYVEYVVRVQRGPNLEERWDVVHRYSEFSALHEFLETSGITLPIPPKKMFGSKDKEVIGERQKGLQAFLDTVLCEPLLANTWEVKRFLDPTTYSDEPHEAALRNVSMVFRSHPEWTVTEPVRNIGWRFRKHYYLVANRREEKIRYFLTWFEPGPDFALNDKDLETALKLLSGIKHQFILSPVSAIYNGVGVAVMRQFSSRGSLHDVIYNCRPQNHVLKKYGVPCKWRILGVPDVVKYSRQILEGLKFLLDKGFVPAQVHAGNVIIEGGPTASIARISDIENTLLGLPSYYHHYLYSYELRKVQTMEAVLSYSFGQLLYEMAMCRPLNASVMENVPGDMPAVLRPTVESLLSKDAVKKPLPTVNDLIENEVFATVAIDEREKQLKVPNRFKEELLKCKSMMESRLQAQQKKVQQQKRLDKAKDAILSEEEKKKRRKLQKKQMSLQTDTSYVSYPTTEIRTDRPPPKSTAPAPKRSSKSHLTKQASASQIPTTTSTAAVPKPPPPPAAVAPPPPPVVSAPLPKTSSERGALLGSIHTFSKTALKKTVTNDRSGPKV; this is translated from the exons ATGGCGAGTGCCGGCAGTGTATTAGAGAAGAAGGAGAAGCGTCAGTTTATGGATGACTATATCCCATTACGTGTCGTCGCGTTAACAAGTAGAATATTACCATCTTATGTT GAATATGTTGTAAGGGTTCAGCGAGGACCTAACCTTGAGGAACGTTGGGAT GTGGTACATCGATACAGTGAGTTTTCAGCACTACATGAATTTCTAGAG ACCAGTGGTATCACACTGCCCATTCCACCAAAGAAGATGTTTGGTAGCAAAGACAAGGAGGTGATTGGTGAACGACAAAAAGGACTTCAG GCTTTCCTTGATACTGTGTTGTGTGAGCCTTTGTTGGCTAACACTTGGGAAGTAAAGAGATTTCTTGACCCTACGACATACAGTGATGAGCCACATG AGGCTGCTTTGCGTAATGTTTCCATGGTGTTTCGATCTCACCCTGAGTGGACAGTAACTGAACCAGTACGTAACATTG GATGGAGATTTCGCAAGCACTATTACTTGGTAGCAAACAGGAGAGAAGAAAAAATAAGATACTTTCTCACTTGG TTTGAACCAGGTCCTGATTTTGCTCTCAATGACAAAGATTTGGAGACTGCTCTTAAGCTGCTTTCTGGCATAAAG CACCAATTTATACTGTCACCAGTATCAGCAATATACAATGGAGTAGGGGTGGCTGTGATGAGACAATTCAGTAGCAGAGGTTCGCTACATGATGTAATTTATAAC TGTCGTCCACAAAACCATGTGCTAAAGAAATATGGTGTACCGTGTAAATGGCGTATCCTTGGTGTACCAGATGTCGTTAAATATTCCCGTCAGATTTTGGAA GGTCTGAAATTTTTACTTGACAAAGGATTTGTTCCTG CCCAAGTTCATGCTGGAAATGTTATTATTGAAGGTGGACCAACCGCAAGTATAGCCAG AATATCAGACATAGAGAACACTCTACTTGGTCTCCCTTCGTACTATCATCATTATTTGTACTCTTACGAATTACGTAAAGTTCAG ACAATGGAGGCAGTGTTGTCATATAGTTTTGGACAACTTCTCTATGAGATGGCCATGTGTCGTCCTCTTAATGCCAGTGTAATGGAGAATGTGCCAGGTGATATGCCAGCTGTACTCC GACCTACTGTGGAATCACTACTGTCAAAGGATGCAGTGAAAAAACCTCTTCCAACCGTAAATGACCTTATTGAGAATGA AGTGTTTGCTACCGTTGCAATTGATGAGAGAGAAAAGCAGTTGAAG GTTCCTAACCGGTTTAAAGAGGAGTTGCTAAAATGTAAATCTATGATGGAGTCAAGATTACAAGCACAACAGAAAAAG GTACAACAACAGAAGAGATTGGATAAGGCTAAAGATGCCATTTTGTCAGAAGAAGAGAAAAAGAAAAGAAGAAAGTTACAAAAA AAACAAATGTCTCTACAAACCGACACTTCTTATGTCAGTTATCCAACTACTGAGATTAGAACTGACCGGCCACCACCAAAGTCCACAGCACCAGCACCAAAGCGATCTAGCAAATCCCACCTTACAAAGCAAGCATCTGCTTCACAAATTCCTACAACTACTAGTACTGCTGCAGTACCTAAGCCTCCACCACCACCTGCAGCAGTAGCTCCACCTCCTCCACCTGTAGTATCAGCCCCACTTCCAAAGACATCATCAGAGCGGGGTGCTCTTCTTGGATCTATACACACCTTTAGTAAAACTGCCCTCAAGAAAACTGTAACTAATGATAGAAGTGGTCCTAAAGTTTAA